GAGCAATGCTCAGGTTAAGAAGGATTATACTCGTTTTTATGTAAAAGTAAAGCCAAAAGGCTTAGGCCTTGCTTTAGCAATGACAGCTGGACGATTAAAAGCAGGCACAGGTCGTATTACAGAAAAACGAGTAGAATTTCAAAGAAAAAGAGTACTGTCTGAAATTGATAGAAATGCCAGAAACCCACAATGGAGCGCACCAGGAGGAATGGCGATTTATACAGGTACCTTTGGTAAAAACCATCCTTATGGTAGTAGTGGGTATGGGTTAATCGAAAATAACAAGAACTTCAAATTAAAAGAATTTAAAGAACGATATAACAAAATTGTATATGCAGATAACACAGTGCTCTTTCTGGTAGGTAATTTTGATGTAGAAGATGCTAAAAAACAAATAGAGACATATTTCAGGAGCCTTCCTTCAAAAGAAAAAGATCATAAGATCATTAAACCCACAAAGCATGTAGAAGCCAATATAACAATGAAAGCTCCTCATCCCAAAGACACTATACAAACAATGGTGTTTTCCTGGGCAGTACCCAAATGGGGATCTCGTGATGATGGTACTTTAAAACTTATAGCGAGCATACTCGATATTCGACTTAAAGACAAAAGTCGTTTTCCAAAATCATTTATAAAAAATACGGTTTCTACAGATATGTATGAGTTTGCAGGACAGTTTGCAATACGTACTACTTTTACTTCTGTAAAAGATAGCACACAAATAGAACACCTTGTTTTGGATAAAGTAAACGAATTTATAGAAACTGGAGTTATAGAAGCAGAACTAATAAATGCCAAGCAAGGTGAAATTAGTGACATAAAAGAAATGCAACAACGACTAGGTTTTCAATGGAGTAGGACAGAACTGTTGGGAGAAAGCTTTTTGTTTACAGAAGACCCAGGATTTTATGTTAAGAGACTCGAAGAGCAATTACAACTAACCAGGGAGGATGTGAAAAAAGGAGCAGAAAAATGGCTAAAGCGAAAACCGTTTAGAGTATTATTTGTTTCAGACAAAAAGGAATAAGTACTTTTTATGAATTCGATAGCATCTTGTTTCAGTATTTTAGCGGTGTAGTATGTACAATACAAAAGAAATGCTAATACAAAACTATCAACCCGGTTGGATTCATGATTTTAATAGTATTAAAGAAGTGATTAAAGAGGCGCTTCGGAATACAGAAATTACTATCGAACATGTTGGCAGTACTGCAGTTAAAGACTTAGCGGCAAAACCTATTATTGATATCGATATTGTCTACGGTAAAAACGTGGCTTTTGAAACAATACAAAGAGGATTAGAAGAACTGGGGTATTATCACAATGGAGATCAGGGAATAAAAGAAAGAGAAGCTTTTAAGCGAAAAAAAACAGATACCAAGCATACCATATTAGATTTTATCACACATCACCTTTATGTTTGTCCGCTTCATAGTAAAGAATTACAAAGACATTTAATGTTCAGGGATTATTTGATAAAGAATGCAAACGAAAGAGAAGCATACCAAAAAATTAAACTCGAAATAGCCAAAAAAGCAAACCAAGATCAAAAAGTATATGCCAAATTGAAGGAGACTATGGCAAAGGAGTTTATTGAATCTGTTCTTAAAAAAGCTAGAGAAGAGAATACATAAAATACGATAATATATAAATACTGTTGACATAGGGTTGTCATCATTGTATTTTATTTTTGTTTTATACGATTAGAAAACTGTTGGTTACGGTTAGTTTAATTTGTAAATCGTATACTAAAAGAGAGTACATGATGAAGCACGAATGGAGAAAAAAAGAAAAAGGAGTGTATATACCCAAAAACACCCCCGAAATTATTAAAATTCCCGAATATAATTTTCTTACTATCGAGGGAGAAGGCAATCCTAATAATGAATTCTTTTCAGAGTATATTGGTATACTGTATGCGATTTCATACGCGATAAAAATGGGATTAAAAAAACAAGAAACTATACCCAAAGGATATTTTGATTATACAGTTTATCCGTTAGAAGGGATTTGGGATATTAATGAAGCAGCAAAGGTTACATACAAAGGTACTATTGATAAAGATGACCTGGTTTTTAAATTAATGATCAGGCAACCCAACTTTGTTGATGATGAATTAGCGAAATACATGATTGATCAAACCAAAAAAAAGAAACCTCATGTATTATTAGAAAAAGTAAGATTTGAGAAGATAACAGAAGGCAAGTGTATACAAATGATGCATTTGGGAAGTTATGACAATGAACCTGAAAGTTTTAAGGTGATGGAAGAATTTGCTGAAAAAGAACATCTCTACAGACCTTCTAAAGTACATAGAGAAATTTACCTATCTGATTTTAGAAAAGTACCCGCCGAAAAGTTAAAAACAGTTTTACGGTTTAAAGTAGTTTCAAAGTAATTTATATAGAACACAAAGTATCACTTTCAAAATTAAAAAGCTTAGAGATTCATTATGGAGTTATAATATAATTTACTTTATCAACTCCTGTGTTTCCGGTAACTGGGTGATAGGCATATACGACAAGCTCATAACTTCCTGTAGTGTCTATATTGATTGTACCTTCAAACAGGTTGGGTGAATTGACCATAAGATCTATTTCATCAATTTTGGCACCGTCTTTTTTTAGGATTCCTTTTACTTCTATTAGATTGGCATCCCAAAGGCCACCATCACTAATAGTACAACCACACATCATTACAATATTAGATTGCACGGCAATACTTTTTTTGTCAAGAGTTTTTAATGAGATAAACTGATGTGTTCTTGGCGCCAAAATATCAACTACAAAACCTGGAATCTCGATTACAATTCCGTCTCCCAAAATATCTTTTCCAGGAATTATCCATAACGCTGTTGATGCGTTTACTGTAGCTTGCTTTTTATTTACAGGAGCAAATACCTCTATGGTTACAAAAACAGGTTCCGATATATCTAATTCTGCTAGAAATCCCGAGGTCTTATTGTCTGTAATCCTTACATTTCGTTTTCGCGGTGTTTTCATGATCAGGGTTGTATTTCCTGTACCACCACTGGTTTTACCTTGTGAAAGAATTTCACCTGTAAGCTGATTACGTATAATGATATAAGCACCCCCAATAGAGTTACCTATAAATTTTGCATCTTTTGCTTTTGCTCTTACCATGACTTTGGTAGGGGTAGCAAATGCAGTATAACTAAAAAGGGTTACTAAAACGGCCAATATTGTTTTTTGGATCATGATCATTTGTATTTTGTAGTGAATGCGGGTATGGTTTCTTATAGCTGATCAAAAATAATAAAGATTATAGCAAAGCAATATGTGTAACGGCTATAAAAATATCTTAAACTTATCTTTCTTTTATCATAAGTGTAATTATTGCATCAGGCACTTTTTTGAAGCGTAGCATATAAAAAAAGTGTTTCGACAGGTCTGCTCTGAGCTTGTCAAAACGCTATGTCACAGTATATTTCGAGATGCTATTGTAACAAAACCTGTTATGGATCGTCGACACTAATACATCAAAAAACGTATCGTAATGAATTCAAATCAAAAAACAGGAAGAATTGCAGGATTAATATTTCTTATCATCATAGCCGCTGGCATGTTTGCAGAATTTTTTGTTCGCCAAAAGATTTTTGTAACCGATGATCCTGCTGCGACTGCAGCTAATATCGCTAATAATGGGTGGTTATATCGACTAGGAATTGTTAGTGATTTGGTGATGATTCTTGCATTTTTCTTCTATCCATTAGTTTTAGATAGAGTGTTTAAGCATGTTAATAAAGAGCTATCCAGACTTATGGTGTCGTCGGTTATGATCTCTGTGGCGATATTATGTGTTACAATGCTTGCAATGATAGCACCTTTGTTACTAACTAGTGGAGCTGATTATATGGTAGGATTTACTACCGATCAGATAAACGGTTTGGTTACGTTCTTTCTAAAACTACATACCAATGGTTATGTTATTTCACAGATATTTTATGGGTTGTATTTGTTTCCACTTGGATATATGATTTTTAAATCTGGTCTTGCTCCAAAGATTATTGGGGTGTTGTTGATACTTGGATGTATTGGTGATCAGATCGATGTGATCAGATATTTCCTTTTCCCGGATAGCGAGTCGGTAGTATTACAAAACATAACTATACCTGCAGACCTGGGAGAGATGTCATTATGCTTATGGTTATTGATTATGGGACTGCGAAATAAGAAAGTAGAAACAGAAAGTGTTGCTTAATTGCCGCAGATGTTAAAAGGCATTGTTGCCAAAAATTATTCTAACTAAATGAGTATGTAGTAAAGAGTGCTACGTAGAAGTTAGTTTAGATGCTGTTTTTAATTCAATATTTATTAGTACAATTAAAATAATGATTTCTACTATAATATATCCCCAACCAAAAGCAGTTATTTTCTGGTAATGTTGAAATGCTACACCTATTGAAATAAAGCAATATATAAGATTCATCAAAGCAATAGCAGTTAAGAAATATCTCTGGTTTTTCTTAACCTTTAGATAGCAATACAAATCATAGAGTGCAAAAATACAAGGAAAAAAAGCAAGAATGTAAAGTGCTTTTGCAGGGATCCCGAAAATGCTTTCGAGTTTTACCAAAACAACTCCTAATAAAAAAGCAGAAAGTAGTGCTCCTAAACCATCGATTAGAAAAAGCCGTTTAGGATGCACGACCATTTTATTGATAACCTGTCGAAAAACCATAGTTTTCTTGTCGTATTTAGATTAGATGCCAATGTATAAGGTGTAACCTGTTTATACAAGTATACAAAGAAATAATATATAGAATAAAATCTACTTGATAATTGTCAACAAGTACTATTATACTATTACATTCATTAGGTTTTCTGTTTTGTTTTTGTGAATGAAGAAATGGTGTAGATTTAATGATGTGTTTGTTTTCGATTAAAATATCGCCTTAGTACATAATTCCTTAAAATGCTTAAAACAGTTAAGTAAATAGTTAAGATTATATTTTTACCAGAATTGTTTTCTATGCCCAATATTGGAAATATGATATGCAGTGAAATCATGGTGATAAAAAAACCAATACTTACATTAGCTAGACTTTCTATAAAAGATTGTTTTTTAGTTTGCATTGTGTAATAGTCGAATTTTTGATGATGTGTTGTATTTATCTATTTCGATAATCCTGTAACCAAAAACAGTAGTATTGATTTCTATAGTATTTAGAGTTTTTTCTACTTGATAAGAAACAGCAGGAGTAATGTGTTGCGTAATATTTTTATGAAGTACAGTACTCTCCATATGATAGTGCCCACAAAAAATTGTAATCTTATTTGGGCGATTCTCTAATAGAGAGATTACACTCGCTCTGTTTTTAAGTTTTCCAATTTCATCAACTTTCAAATTAAGACCAATAATGGGATGATGTACAAAAATGATAATCGGGGTTGTCGAAATAAGTTCTTTTTCAAGCCATAACAATTGTTTCTCATCAATTATTCCTTCTGAGGAATCTAAGTATATGAATTTGTAATACTCTGTTATAGTGCTGCTGTATAATTTTTCTGAATCGTAATCAGCACCTTTGTTATAATATTTTGAAATTTCAGAAAACGTATCATGATTCCCCAAAGTAATTGATAAGGCCTTAGTTTTAAGTTGTTCGAAGAAATATGGGATTCCTTTGTTTTCGCCAATGTCTCCTGTACAAACAATCCTGGTAATCTTTTTATCTTCTATATCCTTTACAATACTGTCGAATTTTTTTCTAGCCAGTATGCCATTTTTTAATGGGTATTCTTCATCTAAATGCAAATCGGTTATATGTGCTATTTTTTCATACATAAACTTTTGTTTTAATGAGAACAAAAATAGATATGCATTGTATGATGGATTTATAAAATCTTGCGGATTTTATAAATTTTTTCTGTATTGAGTAGGAGTAGAGCCTGTGTGTTTTTTAAATAGGTTAGAGAAGTAAGACGTATTATCAAAACCACATTCGATGGCAATTTCAAAAATAGAATCTTTAGAATATCGTAATCTATGCTTTGCTTTTGCTAAACGAATAGTAGTTAAATATCCCAACGGCGTAGTCCCGTTAATTTCGGTGAATAATCGGTGTAAATAATACTTGCTGATACCAATATCTCTACTCATACTCTCTAGCGAGATATCTTCACTAATACTATCATTTAAATATTCTTTGGTTACCGAAATTAATTTAAACAGTTCTTTTTTTGTATTGTGTTTTACTATTTTTAATGTTGCAAACCCGGTATCAATATTAGCTTGTTCTTGTACAATTGCCTCAGAGATACGAATGAATAAATTCTCCATTTGTCGATTAAAATCGAGTAGGTTATGCTCATAGAGATTAGTGATTTTATCCAATAAAAACCCTACTTCATTATTTGATTTTTTCTGAGTCACTTCAAGAAATTCAAGTTGTGATGTATCATTAGTGTGGTATTTGTATATTTCACTGATTAGTTTTGGGGATAAAAAGAAAGATAATCCTTTTGTCCCTTTTTTTGCTTCGGTAGTAATGCAGCTATTATTATTTATAATTAGATATTGATTTTTTGTAATCTTAATGTCTTGATTGTCGAAATTATAGTATTTAGTTCCTTCGATAACATACTTTAAAGAATATGTAGAGGCATATGATATAGAAATATCATCATGGTGCTTAGCGTATAGTATCTTATTCTCTAATTGATTTGTAAATGTTGGAGTAGTTGTTATTTCTTCAAGTTTTATCATAAAATAAAATCAATTATAAATCAAAAGATTTGATGTATAGCGTTTAAAGCATTAAACTTATGATTAATTACCAAAACTGTATTAATTATGATCACTGTTACAAAGCGTTTTTTATTTTAAAATTTTGCTCATTACTTTATCATATCGTGTGTCCATACAAACACTAATATCTGTTGTCATAAATTTCCCATTATAGAAAAGGCTAAAAATGGTTGCCGGACTTGGAGCAGATTGAGCCTGTTTCATGGTTTCTAATTTAATTATTTTTAATGGAATTTTTCTTTTTTTTGCAGTTTCGATCAGAGAGTTTTTTGCGTGAAACTCTGCAAAAGGGCAACGATTAGAATAATAAACTACAATTCCATTTTTTTCAGAACATTCTCCGCTTTTTACAGATTCATTAAATTTTGGCAATTCGGCTTTCGGATTTATTTTTTTTGCTAAAAGACTAAATCCACTCGAAATTCTTTCAATCTCCTCAAACCCTTGCTTTAGAAACCATTTTGTATCACTCATAAAATGAAACTTCTTAGTACCTACAACGGTGACTAACCCATCTTTTCCTTGACTCTTGGCGTCGTCAATTGCTGTTTTTAAGAGTTCTTTTCCATATCCATTCTTTTTGAATTTTCCAGACACCCAAAAGCAATTAATATTCAGGTAATTAGATGCTTTAATTGGAATCCAGGCATTTTCTGCGGGGCCGTATTCTATAAATACTTTCGCTCTTTCATTAATTCGCCTAAATACATATCCGTTATTGAATTCTTTAGTCAACCAATCTTTTTTGGCCTGATAACTATCAGAACATTTCTTATCAGATATTGCGCAGCAAATATGCTCTGTCGATATGTTTTCTGTATTTAAATCGATTAACTGTTCCATTTTTGCTTTTTTTCTTAATGAAGCCTAATGTAAATGTATGTGTTTAAGTAAGAAAAACATAGCTGTATCAATTGATTATTCAGTATCTATCTTATATTTCAGCATGATCTCTTATTTTTTTGGATTAGGGGGGCTTTTTATATCTACAAATTTAGTTGACTTGATAGATGATCAAGTCACCTCTTGTTACCTCTTCTAATTAGAGCGTACCGATTTAAATTTACCAATAAATAGTGTGATTAGTAGTATTCCTATTCCTATAAATGAGCCTTTAGCCAGATCAGATAATTCTATATAATGCGAAAATATTTGCGTGAATGCAATTACCAGTAACCCCATTGATAATAGCATTAATGATTTTTTTCTAATCATACTATCTATTTTTATTGTTTTCATAATTAGTATTTCAATAATACTATTTGTTACAGCATTTATTTCAAATTTTGAGTTGTTCATTCCCTTTTCATCTTCCATTTTTTTAATCCACCAAAAAAATATAGAAACCCTATTAGTGTTGCCAAAATTCCCATAGTAGGAAAAAAACCATTCAGCATAGAAAAAAACAACTCTGAAATACCGCGTAATAGATAAATTCCTGCTATTAGAAATACGCCAATTTTTAAAAATGGAAGTTTCTTAAATGTATTACCGGCAGAAAGCCCATATAACCCAAATACAAAAAACACTGTTGTAACCAGAAGAGTTGCTACGTATGGGATAGAAAAATGAATTTGTGACAATTCTGCCATTTTTTCATCAATTCCAAAAACCCTAAAAACCTTTTCGATCCAAAACAAGGCGATTAAGTGAGTAATTGCTATTCCTATATTTAAATATCCTCCCAGCTTTAACATATTTTCTGTCTTTTAATTTTTTCGATTTTCGACAATAGTCTTATCTAGTTGGTACAATTCAACCATTTGCTTTTGCATAAACTTTTCTGGTGTATATTTTAGGATAAAATTTCTAATGATTTCATTAAATCGATTTGTTATTGCAATTTTTGATGTAATCCTGGATTGCTTAACTAATTTTTCGACTTTCGATTTTCTATACGTGTAAAAATCATTGTAAGCAGTTTCTAAGCTACTAGATTTTTTAATGAAGTTAACTATATAAAAAGCATCTTCGATTGCTTGAGCACCACCTTGTCCCAAATCAGGAGTCATACTATGTGCTGCATCACCAATAAGGCAAATATTTTGTGTATTCCATTTTTGTAGCAGCTCTAAATCCGAAAGGTCGCCTCTAATGATTTTGTCGATTGATGTATTTTTAATCAAGTCATTAACGAGGGGATGATACCCCGAAAACATATTCGTTAATTTGTCCTTTAGGTTTTCTCTATCATCCTGCAAATTAGGTTCGCTTAATTTTACGGCAAACCAATATACTTTTCCTTCAGATATTTTAGATATTCCGAATTGAAACTTTTGCCCCCATAACGTAAAACCAACCGATTGTAGTTCGCTATTTAAATTATAATCAGAAACCCCTCTCCAGCAAGTTTGCCCGGTATACCTTATTTTACTATTAGGAAATAATTGTTTTCTTACACCAGAATTAATACCGTCTGCACCAATAATGGATCTGGTTTGAATTGAAGTCCCGTCTGTAAAATTAACTTTTAGGGATTTGTCACTATTTTGGAAATATTCTTTGAAGGTTTTATTAAGTTCTATATTTTCCTGCTTTACGTATTTGTATAAAATTTGCTGTAGTTTTCCTCTATGAATTGCCATTGTAGTGTATCCAAATTTTTCTTGAACAAACTTCTGGTCAGAGTTGGATATTGGTTTTAATTTGTGATCAGCTACTAAAATTCGGTTGAAACTATTTCCAGAATCTCGAATTTCTTTTAATAACTCAGGATTAATCCACTCTAATACTTGTAGTGCATTTGGTGATAACCATATTCCGGCTCCTACTACTTTTAAAGACGCTGCTCTTTCGTATAATGTATAGGGAATATTTAATTTATCAAAGGATAGCGCTGTTACAAATCCTCCTATTCCTCCTCCAATGATTGATATATTATTTGCCATTATTTTGTATTACCAGTAAATCCCCTATTTTTTTAACCTACCAAGTTCTTCTAATGATATGAATTTGTTTCACCTTAGATGTATACAAAGGTCAGTTCAAATTATTAGTTATCATTTGATATAGATCAAATTTTGCTATTAAGTTTTCGTATTCTACTCAACGTTTCAAGAGTTATTCCCAGGAAGGATGCAATATGTGTTAATGCTATTCTTTGGGTAATATTTGGATAAGCAGATAAAAGGCTTTGGTATTTTTGTTCGGCAGATTGAAACTGAATAGAAACAATTCGTGCCTGAAGTTTTAGCATTGTCATAGTCGCAACTGTTTTACTTAATCGCTCAAAATCGTGATGCTTATCAGATAATTTTAAAGTACTATCTCTAGAGACTTCTAATAGTATAGTATCTTCTAGTACTTCTATATAATGTGGACTCGGAATGTTTTGAAAAAAACTATTGATAGCACAAATAAAATCCTTTTCAAAAGCAAACCAATCGGTAATATCTTTTCCGTCATTTAAATAATAAGCCCTGGCACAACCACTTACAATAAAAAAGGCCTTATCAGAATATTGTCCTTCCTTTACTATTGCATCTCCTTTTTTAAGATTTAATATTTTAGAATGATTAGAGAATTCTAATTTACATGCCGAAGTTAAAGGAGAATACTTCTCGCTAATCAGATCTATGATTTCTTCCTTATTCATAAATGTAGTATTTGGGTTCAAGAATTTTTAGAAAGAAGAAGAACAAGTAATTATTAATAGCCATTTTAAGTATGTATTTTATTTTTTTGGTAGATACAATTTCATATTTTCAATTTCTAGTTTGTCTAAATGCCCCATTTTACTTTTATCTTTTGTAATTAAGTGCATATGTAGATATGAATCGTGATGTGTAAAAACTCCTTTATGCTTGGTCGAGAAAAATCCAACAATTTCGGTCTCTTCGTTTTTTAGTTCATAATTTGTCTGTCCTTGGTGAGCTTCATCTGGTGAAGAAACTTTTGTGCCTTCAGGCAGGTTTTGAACGTGAATGATTGCCTTTGAAACATTTCCAATTAGCTTGAAAGCAAATGGTCGTTTGTTTTCGGTTGTTCTCTCGTCAATAAACTTCTCTAGGTCCTGGGTTGTTGTAATATTTGAAGGTAATTCAATTTCATCCCATTCGTTTATATTTGCATAAACAAAGAAAGGTGCTGAAACATTAAACCTTTTTTCAACTACCATAGTAGAATCAGAAGTTACTTTAGAAACGTAGTTTTGTCCGTTATTAATCAGTAGTTCACCTGTGAGATAACTTTCAGGTCCAAGTCCGTAAAGTCCTTTTTTGTTCGAAATGGTGTCAAGGTCAATACTGCTACTCAACTCTCCTTTCCACATCACATTTTTCATCGCTCCAACAATTATTATGTCAGAATAGGTATCATCCGAAATGGTTTCTTTTTTAACCGAATTGCAACTTAACAACACTCCGGATACAAATAGTCTGATTACTACTTTTTTTATGATCATTTATTTCTTGTTTGTCCTTTTTTAAATCACTTCAATAAATACAAGCTTTATGATATTGCATTTTCTGTAAAAGTTTTTTCCATGATTACATATTCAATTCCACCTTTCTTAAATTTTTTATCTGTAGGTTTTAAGCCAAATCTCTCATAGAATTTTGATTTTTCTATTCGAGCATTACACCATAATTTTTTAATGCCTTCTTTCTTTATTAAATCTATTATATTTTTTAATAGAATTGTTCCATATCCTAATCCTTGAAATTCAATTAATGTTGCGAATTTTCTAAATTGCACTTCATTTCTCTCTACGAATAAGGATATTATTGATGTTATTTCTCCATTTACAAATAAACCAAAATGCCTCGCATGTTTATCATTTGGCAATTCTACATATGCTATCGGTTTATTTGGCCACATAACTTTATGTCGAATTGGTAAAGTTTCGGAGGAGGTAATTTGTTTAATTTCAAGAATTTTATTTTTCATTTATAATTGGTGGTTTTACTAGATTTTGATAATCAACCACACCATTCCGATTCCAGAAGATAAAACCCCGCCTATTATAAAAATCATTGGAAAATAGTTTTTCCAAAACTCACTATTCATCATTATTTCGTATTGATTACCTTTTTTTAAGTATATAATATCAATCAACTGATTAATCCGTTTTGGATCTGAACTAGAGTTCAATTTTTGTGTTGTTTCTATTCCATTTATGTCAGTAAACCTTACAATCGGAAAATGATATACACTAGAATATCCATCAATATCTTCACTACGTTCTTTAATAAAGTCAACTATTTCTGCTTTTGTTTTAATTCCGTTGGTTTCAATTCTAAGGTTTGAATTTCGGATATAATACCCAGCATATAAAAATCCACCACCTACTATTAAAAAAACAAAAGCCCCGATTAGATTTTCCATTTCAATTATTAATTATTCAAAATACCAAATATATGAATAAGAGTAAGGTAAATAGACTTAAATCGATCAATCGTACTACATTTTTTTCATCCCTATTAAACAGATAAAATTCAGTACTAAATTACTCTGGTTTTATAAAGTATAATATTATGTGCTCGTTTTTACTTTTCTGCGATTAATTCGATCCGTTCACAATTTAACCGAAACATTTTTCCGTTTTCAAAAAGATAAATAATATCATCATTTTCATTTGGTATAGAACGCTCCATAGTTCCATCATTTATTTCACGCATCGATTTGGGAAAAAATGTAATTACACTTATTATGTTTTCGTCTTGTGGAAATTTATGATTATCTCCATCAATTGAATTTTGGAAATTGACATTTTGATGAATAAAAGTGAGTTTATTGTACTCATTTTCATGAACCCAATCTCCATGTGATTTGATAAATACAATTCGAACAGTGTTATCTAACTCTAATATTTCTTTGAATTCAAAATTATTATGCAAGTCAATATGAATTCCATTTAATTGGACTGCATAGTTTTCTTCAATTTTAAAGTTTATGTCCATTAATCATCATTCATAAACCGAAGCACCTTTTAAAATATGCATAAAGTTTTCCCAAGTTGGTTGGTCTGCATCAATATTCATTTCCATATTATCATAAAAGCCCTGAATGTCTTCTGTGTACGCAATCATACTTTCTAAAAAATCAGAAAGATTACTATTTTCCCATTCAGATTGATTGTTATCAAAATCGGTTTTAAACTCTTCAAGAAATTTTATGAATTCAATTCTTGTCATTACATTTCTTTTATATAAGTAGCTAAATTAGTAAATCTTTAAGGATACTGTGATATTTAAATCCTTAACAGAATTGCGAGAGCCTCAACGCGTTGATTATACATTGCGTTGGGCTA
The sequence above is a segment of the Aquimarina spinulae genome. Coding sequences within it:
- a CDS encoding M16 family metallopeptidase, giving the protein MSRKQSKAFFCALLFHIVTALSSYGQTDTLLLNYEQYTLKNGLDVVLQPDSNVEDVSVEFWLRKGISMDRPNQYGFAHFFEHVMPFGIMDSLKRAQLKTYRTGSNAQVKKDYTRFYVKVKPKGLGLALAMTAGRLKAGTGRITEKRVEFQRKRVLSEIDRNARNPQWSAPGGMAIYTGTFGKNHPYGSSGYGLIENNKNFKLKEFKERYNKIVYADNTVLFLVGNFDVEDAKKQIETYFRSLPSKEKDHKIIKPTKHVEANITMKAPHPKDTIQTMVFSWAVPKWGSRDDGTLKLIASILDIRLKDKSRFPKSFIKNTVSTDMYEFAGQFAIRTTFTSVKDSTQIEHLVLDKVNEFIETGVIEAELINAKQGEISDIKEMQQRLGFQWSRTELLGESFLFTEDPGFYVKRLEEQLQLTREDVKKGAEKWLKRKPFRVLFVSDKKE
- a CDS encoding GyrI-like domain-containing protein; this encodes MMKHEWRKKEKGVYIPKNTPEIIKIPEYNFLTIEGEGNPNNEFFSEYIGILYAISYAIKMGLKKQETIPKGYFDYTVYPLEGIWDINEAAKVTYKGTIDKDDLVFKLMIRQPNFVDDELAKYMIDQTKKKKPHVLLEKVRFEKITEGKCIQMMHLGSYDNEPESFKVMEEFAEKEHLYRPSKVHREIYLSDFRKVPAEKLKTVLRFKVVSK
- a CDS encoding FAD-dependent monooxygenase — translated: MANNISIIGGGIGGFVTALSFDKLNIPYTLYERAASLKVVGAGIWLSPNALQVLEWINPELLKEIRDSGNSFNRILVADHKLKPISNSDQKFVQEKFGYTTMAIHRGKLQQILYKYVKQENIELNKTFKEYFQNSDKSLKVNFTDGTSIQTRSIIGADGINSGVRKQLFPNSKIRYTGQTCWRGVSDYNLNSELQSVGFTLWGQKFQFGISKISEGKVYWFAVKLSEPNLQDDRENLKDKLTNMFSGYHPLVNDLIKNTSIDKIIRGDLSDLELLQKWNTQNICLIGDAAHSMTPDLGQGGAQAIEDAFYIVNFIKKSSSLETAYNDFYTYRKSKVEKLVKQSRITSKIAITNRFNEIIRNFILKYTPEKFMQKQMVELYQLDKTIVENRKN
- a CDS encoding GrpB family protein — its product is MLIQNYQPGWIHDFNSIKEVIKEALRNTEITIEHVGSTAVKDLAAKPIIDIDIVYGKNVAFETIQRGLEELGYYHNGDQGIKEREAFKRKKTDTKHTILDFITHHLYVCPLHSKELQRHLMFRDYLIKNANEREAYQKIKLEIAKKANQDQKVYAKLKETMAKEFIESVLKKAREENT
- a CDS encoding Crp/Fnr family transcriptional regulator; translated protein: MNKEEIIDLISEKYSPLTSACKLEFSNHSKILNLKKGDAIVKEGQYSDKAFFIVSGCARAYYLNDGKDITDWFAFEKDFICAINSFFQNIPSPHYIEVLEDTILLEVSRDSTLKLSDKHHDFERLSKTVATMTMLKLQARIVSIQFQSAEQKYQSLLSAYPNITQRIALTHIASFLGITLETLSRIRKLNSKI
- a CDS encoding DUF4386 domain-containing protein yields the protein MNSNQKTGRIAGLIFLIIIAAGMFAEFFVRQKIFVTDDPAATAANIANNGWLYRLGIVSDLVMILAFFFYPLVLDRVFKHVNKELSRLMVSSVMISVAILCVTMLAMIAPLLLTSGADYMVGFTTDQINGLVTFFLKLHTNGYVISQIFYGLYLFPLGYMIFKSGLAPKIIGVLLILGCIGDQIDVIRYFLFPDSESVVLQNITIPADLGEMSLCLWLLIMGLRNKKVETESVA
- a CDS encoding N-acetyltransferase, with product MEQLIDLNTENISTEHICCAISDKKCSDSYQAKKDWLTKEFNNGYVFRRINERAKVFIEYGPAENAWIPIKASNYLNINCFWVSGKFKKNGYGKELLKTAIDDAKSQGKDGLVTVVGTKKFHFMSDTKWFLKQGFEEIERISSGFSLLAKKINPKAELPKFNESVKSGECSEKNGIVVYYSNRCPFAEFHAKNSLIETAKKRKIPLKIIKLETMKQAQSAPSPATIFSLFYNGKFMTTDISVCMDTRYDKVMSKILK
- a CDS encoding metallophosphoesterase family protein, which translates into the protein MYEKIAHITDLHLDEEYPLKNGILARKKFDSIVKDIEDKKITRIVCTGDIGENKGIPYFFEQLKTKALSITLGNHDTFSEISKYYNKGADYDSEKLYSSTITEYYKFIYLDSSEGIIDEKQLLWLEKELISTTPIIIFVHHPIIGLNLKVDEIGKLKNRASVISLLENRPNKITIFCGHYHMESTVLHKNITQHITPAVSYQVEKTLNTIEINTTVFGYRIIEIDKYNTSSKIRLLHNAN
- a CDS encoding helix-turn-helix domain-containing protein; its protein translation is MIKLEEITTTPTFTNQLENKILYAKHHDDISISYASTYSLKYVIEGTKYYNFDNQDIKITKNQYLIINNNSCITTEAKKGTKGLSFFLSPKLISEIYKYHTNDTSQLEFLEVTQKKSNNEVGFLLDKITNLYEHNLLDFNRQMENLFIRISEAIVQEQANIDTGFATLKIVKHNTKKELFKLISVTKEYLNDSISEDISLESMSRDIGISKYYLHRLFTEINGTTPLGYLTTIRLAKAKHRLRYSKDSIFEIAIECGFDNTSYFSNLFKKHTGSTPTQYRKNL